The following are encoded together in the Ranitomeya imitator isolate aRanImi1 chromosome 4, aRanImi1.pri, whole genome shotgun sequence genome:
- the LOC138674386 gene encoding olfactory receptor 6N1-like, protein MKFSPLNMQHHNFSTVTEILLLGFQNLKRFNLCFFLLLLVIYSVTICGNLLIILVVSCSRSLHSPMYFFLTQLSFSDILLTTTIVPNTLDIMLYEESSVSFIGCLTQYYFFSASEVLECLLLTVMSYDRYQAICYPLHYTSVMDLTFCARAVLSCWLVICATLLMIFFTMSRLDFCGPNIIDHFFCDLEPLLELSCSDTFMMKLETFFLVIVFAICPLIVIILSYVYIIVAILKIPSVTGRQKTFSTCSSHLAVVALFYGSLITTYVFPRKQNAKTFLSLFYTVITPLLNPMIYSLSNKDIKQALRKLLKNLSEMFHISWQLRLSALPDKK, encoded by the coding sequence ATGAAATTCTCTCCTCTGAATATGCAACATCACAATTTTAGTACAGTTACCGAGATTCTGCTTTTGGGATTTCAAAATTTAAAGCGTTTCAATCTTTGCTTCTTTCTTCTCCTGCTGGTCATCTACTCTGTGACTATATGTGGAAACCTCCTGATCATTCTGGTGGTGTCCTGCAGCCGATCGCTCCACTCTCCCATGTACTTCTTCCTCACACAACTCTCCTTCTCGGATATTCTTCTCACCACCACCATCGTACCCAACACACTTGACATTATGTTATATGAAGAAAGCTCTGTGTCTTTTATAGGCTGCTTGACTCAATATTATTTCTTCTCAGCTTCTGAGGTACTGGAATGTCTTCTTCTGACCGTGATGTCCTATGACCGGTATCAGGCCATCTGTTACCCTCTGCATTACACCTCAGTCATGGACCTCACATTTTGTGCCAGAGCCGTTCTCTCGTGTTGGTTGGTGATTTGTGCTACGTTGCTGATGATCTTTTTTACCATGAGTCGTTTGGATTTCTGTGGACCAAACATCATTGACCATTTCTTCTGTGACTTGGAACCTTTACTGGAGCTTTCCTGTTCAGATACTTTTATGATGAAGCTGGAAACTTTTTTCTTGGTTATTGTTTTTGCAATTTGCCCTCTTATTGTTATTATACTTTCCTATGTGTACATCATAGTTGCCATACTGAAGATCCCATCTGTGACCGGGCGGCAGAAGACCTTCTCCACCTGCAGCTCCCACCTGGCTGTGGTGGCCTTATTTTATGGATCCCTTATCACCACTTACGTGTTTCCGCGCAAGCAAAATGCAAAGACATTCCTGTCTCTGTTCTACACCGTAATTACTCCACTTCTCAATCCGATGATTTACAGTCTGAGCAATAAAGATATTAAGCAGGCTCTGAGAAAACTTTTGAAAAACCTTTCTGAAATGTTTCACATAAGTTGGCAGCTACGTCTTTCTGCTTTACCAGATAAAAAATAA